A DNA window from Pleuronectes platessa chromosome 19, fPlePla1.1, whole genome shotgun sequence contains the following coding sequences:
- the LOC128425317 gene encoding syntaxin-1A isoform X2: protein MSVKQWDDMTETTESKGNMEEYFKTVGEVRSLIDKISCQAEEVQRSHGVVFSSANQDQTNKQRLELLNTEIKKNANTVRAKLKSMQKNLPVEENARRSSVIQRIEKNQHSHLTRRFAEVMRGYHNSQMTFREKCKAQIQRQLEIVDKVTTDEELEVMLHRDSLTIFISDINPDRRISSEALSEIESRHQDIICLESSIKDLHEIFTDTAMLLEIQGDLINNIEKNVTSAAEYIDASKAETGKAVTYKKNPYKIASLPDFFKSFRRQSNAKSAADQNTSDPDHD from the exons ATGTCCGTTAAG cagtgggatGATATGACAGAAACAACAGAGAGCAAAGGCAACATGGAGGAATACTTCAAAACG gtgggGGAGGTGAGAAGCCTCATTGACAAGATCTCCTGTCAAGCAGAGGAGGTGCAGAGGagccacggtgtcgtcttctcTTCTGCAAACCAAGACCAGA CGAACAAACAAAGGCTGGAGCTGCTGAACACCGAGATCAAGAAGAATGCCAACACAGTCCGAGCCAAGTTAAAGT ctaTGCAGAAAAACCTGCCAGTGGAGGAGAACGCTAGAAGATCGTCTGTCATCCAGCGAATAGAGAAGAACCAG CACTCACATCTGACCCGGAGGTTTGCAGAGGTCATGCGCGGCTACCACAACTCCCAGATGACCTTCAGAGAGAAATGCAAGGCGCAGATTCAGAGACAGCTGGAGATCG TGGATAAAGTGACGACAgacgaggagctggaggtgaTGCTGCACCGGGACAGTCTCACCATCTTCATATCTGAT ATCAACCCCGACAGGCGGATTTCCAGCGAGGCTCTGAGCGAGATTGAATCTCGGCATCAGGACATCATCTGCCTTGAGTCCAGCATCAAAGACCTGCATGAGATATTTACTGACACGGCCATGCTGCTGGAAATTCAG GGGGATCTGATCAACAACATAGAGAAGAACGTGACGAGTGCTGCAGAGTACATAGACGCATCCAAAGCAGAAACCGGTAAAGCGGTCACGTACAAGAAGAACCCATATAAGATAGCATCTCTGCCCGACTTCTTCAAATCCTTCAGGAGGCAAAGCAATGCCAAAAGTGCAGCTGATCAAAACACCTCAGACCCGGACCATGACTGA
- the LOC128425317 gene encoding syntaxin-1A isoform X1, with protein sequence MSVKQQWDDMTETTESKGNMEEYFKTVGEVRSLIDKISCQAEEVQRSHGVVFSSANQDQTNKQRLELLNTEIKKNANTVRAKLKSMQKNLPVEENARRSSVIQRIEKNQHSHLTRRFAEVMRGYHNSQMTFREKCKAQIQRQLEIVDKVTTDEELEVMLHRDSLTIFISDINPDRRISSEALSEIESRHQDIICLESSIKDLHEIFTDTAMLLEIQGDLINNIEKNVTSAAEYIDASKAETGKAVTYKKNPYKIASLPDFFKSFRRQSNAKSAADQNTSDPDHD encoded by the exons ATGTCCGTTAAG cagcagtgggatGATATGACAGAAACAACAGAGAGCAAAGGCAACATGGAGGAATACTTCAAAACG gtgggGGAGGTGAGAAGCCTCATTGACAAGATCTCCTGTCAAGCAGAGGAGGTGCAGAGGagccacggtgtcgtcttctcTTCTGCAAACCAAGACCAGA CGAACAAACAAAGGCTGGAGCTGCTGAACACCGAGATCAAGAAGAATGCCAACACAGTCCGAGCCAAGTTAAAGT ctaTGCAGAAAAACCTGCCAGTGGAGGAGAACGCTAGAAGATCGTCTGTCATCCAGCGAATAGAGAAGAACCAG CACTCACATCTGACCCGGAGGTTTGCAGAGGTCATGCGCGGCTACCACAACTCCCAGATGACCTTCAGAGAGAAATGCAAGGCGCAGATTCAGAGACAGCTGGAGATCG TGGATAAAGTGACGACAgacgaggagctggaggtgaTGCTGCACCGGGACAGTCTCACCATCTTCATATCTGAT ATCAACCCCGACAGGCGGATTTCCAGCGAGGCTCTGAGCGAGATTGAATCTCGGCATCAGGACATCATCTGCCTTGAGTCCAGCATCAAAGACCTGCATGAGATATTTACTGACACGGCCATGCTGCTGGAAATTCAG GGGGATCTGATCAACAACATAGAGAAGAACGTGACGAGTGCTGCAGAGTACATAGACGCATCCAAAGCAGAAACCGGTAAAGCGGTCACGTACAAGAAGAACCCATATAAGATAGCATCTCTGCCCGACTTCTTCAAATCCTTCAGGAGGCAAAGCAATGCCAAAAGTGCAGCTGATCAAAACACCTCAGACCCGGACCATGACTGA